In the genome of Physeter macrocephalus isolate SW-GA chromosome 20, ASM283717v5, whole genome shotgun sequence, one region contains:
- the SARAF gene encoding store-operated calcium entry-associated regulatory factor isoform X1, which translates to MVAAGGPEAAGRCALFSLLLLLLIAGSARGWKDPDRILLRDIKALTLHYDRYTTSRRLDPIPQLKCVGGTAGCDSYTPKVIQCQNKGWDGYDVQWECKTDLDIAYKFGKTVVSCEGYESSEDQYVLRGSCGLEYHLDYTELGLKKLRESGKNHGFNSFSDYYNKLYSRDSCSISGVLTIVVLLAIAFGVYKFFLSDGHDSPPPYSEYPPYSHHYQRFTNSAAPPPSGFKSEFTGPHGATSGFGSAFTGQQGHENSGPGFWTGLGTGGILGYLFGSNRAATPFSDSWYYPSYPSSYSSTCNSRAYSPLHGDPGSYSACSSSEPRTRTASGYGGTRRR; encoded by the exons ATGGTGGCGGCCGGCGGGCCGGAAGCGGCTGGACGCTGCGCTCTGTTCAGCCTTCTTTTGCTTCTGCTGATCGCGGGCTCTGCCCGGGGCTGGAAAGACCCTG ACAGAATATTGTTGCGGGATATAAAAGCTCTTACCCTTCACTATGACCGCTATACTACTTCCCGTAGGTTGGATCCGATCCCACAGTTGAAATGTGTTGGAGGCACAGCTGGATGTGATTCTTATACCCCCAAAGTCATACAGTGTCAGAACAAAGGCTGGGACGGTTATGATGTACAG TGGGAATGTAAGACCGATTTAGATATCGCGTACAAATTTGGAAAAACTGTGGTGAGCTGTGAAGGCTATGAATCCTCTGAAGACCAGTATGTACTGAGAGGTTCCTGTGGCTTGGAGTATCACTTAGATTACACGGAACTTGGCCTGAAGAAATTGAGAGAGTCTGGAAAAAACCATGGCTTTAACTCTTTCTCTGATTATTATAATAAGTTGTATTCCCGAGACTCTTGTAGCATCAGTGGAGTGCTTACCATCGTGGTGCTACTTGCTATTGCCTTTGGAGTTTATAAATTCTTTCTTAGTGATGGTCATGATTCTCCTCCACCATATTCTGAGTATCCTCCATATTCCCATCATTATCAGAGATTCACCAACTCTGCAGCACCCCCTCCTTCAGGCTTTAAGTCTGAGTTCACAG gaccGCATGGTGCAACTTCTGGTTTTGGCAGTGCTTTCACTGGACAACAAGGACATGAAAATTCAGGACCAGGGTTCTGGACTGGCTTGGGAACTGGAGGAATATTAGGATATTTGTTTGGCAGCAATAG AGCAGCAACACCCTTTTCTGACTCGTGGTACTACCCATCCTACCCTTCCTCATACTCCAGCACGTGCAATAGTCGTGCTTATTCACCACTTCATGGAGACCCAGGAAGCTATTCAGCGTGTTCAAGCTCAGAGCCAAGAACCAGAACAGCGTCAG
- the SARAF gene encoding store-operated calcium entry-associated regulatory factor isoform X2 encodes MVAAGGPEAAGRCALFSLLLLLLIAGSARGWKDPDRILLRDIKALTLHYDRYTTSRRLDPIPQLKCVGGTAGCDSYTPKVIQCQNKGWDGYDVQWECKTDLDIAYKFGKTVVSCEGYESSEDQYVLRGSCGLEYHLDYTELGLKKLRESGKNHGFNSFSDYYNKLYSRDSCSISGVLTIVVLLAIAFGVYKFFLSDGHDSPPPYSEYPPYSHHYQRFTNSAAPPPSGFKSEFTEQQHPFLTRGTTHPTLPHTPARAIVVLIHHFMETQEAIQRVQAQSQEPEQRQDMVVPEDDKKVKSWGQTLDAKLLIFHHFLL; translated from the exons ATGGTGGCGGCCGGCGGGCCGGAAGCGGCTGGACGCTGCGCTCTGTTCAGCCTTCTTTTGCTTCTGCTGATCGCGGGCTCTGCCCGGGGCTGGAAAGACCCTG ACAGAATATTGTTGCGGGATATAAAAGCTCTTACCCTTCACTATGACCGCTATACTACTTCCCGTAGGTTGGATCCGATCCCACAGTTGAAATGTGTTGGAGGCACAGCTGGATGTGATTCTTATACCCCCAAAGTCATACAGTGTCAGAACAAAGGCTGGGACGGTTATGATGTACAG TGGGAATGTAAGACCGATTTAGATATCGCGTACAAATTTGGAAAAACTGTGGTGAGCTGTGAAGGCTATGAATCCTCTGAAGACCAGTATGTACTGAGAGGTTCCTGTGGCTTGGAGTATCACTTAGATTACACGGAACTTGGCCTGAAGAAATTGAGAGAGTCTGGAAAAAACCATGGCTTTAACTCTTTCTCTGATTATTATAATAAGTTGTATTCCCGAGACTCTTGTAGCATCAGTGGAGTGCTTACCATCGTGGTGCTACTTGCTATTGCCTTTGGAGTTTATAAATTCTTTCTTAGTGATGGTCATGATTCTCCTCCACCATATTCTGAGTATCCTCCATATTCCCATCATTATCAGAGATTCACCAACTCTGCAGCACCCCCTCCTTCAGGCTTTAAGTCTGAGTTCACAG AGCAGCAACACCCTTTTCTGACTCGTGGTACTACCCATCCTACCCTTCCTCATACTCCAGCACGTGCAATAGTCGTGCTTATTCACCACTTCATGGAGACCCAGGAAGCTATTCAGCGTGTTCAAGCTCAGAGCCAAGAACCAGAACAGCGTCAG